The following proteins are co-located in the Polymorphospora rubra genome:
- a CDS encoding sulfite exporter TauE/SafE family protein — translation MRKLLLLALVGLGAQLVDGSLGMAYGVTSTTLLLAIGASAASASATVHLAEIGTTLASGVAHWRFGNVDWSVVLKVGVPGAIGAFAGATFLSSLSTETAVPIMSCILFTLGIYLLVRFTVVGFPTGRTGPPLRKRFLGPLGLVAGFVDASGGGGWGPVGTPAILASGRMEPRRVIGSIATSEFLVALAASVGFLVGLGSENVNFAWVGALLLGGTVAAPIAAWLVRKIPPRMLGSAVGGIIILTNSRTLLRSEWIDAPAGVRYAAYATILAVWAGAVAWSLRQHLAEQALTASAAGAAPEPGDAGRSKSERPELADELG, via the coding sequence ATGCGTAAACTTCTTCTTCTCGCCCTGGTGGGGCTCGGAGCGCAACTCGTCGACGGTAGTCTCGGTATGGCCTACGGTGTGACCTCCACCACACTTCTGCTGGCTATCGGCGCCAGTGCCGCAAGTGCGTCGGCAACCGTTCATCTCGCGGAGATCGGAACGACCCTGGCCTCCGGTGTCGCACACTGGCGATTCGGAAATGTCGACTGGTCGGTCGTTCTGAAGGTCGGCGTGCCCGGCGCGATCGGTGCTTTTGCCGGCGCCACCTTCCTGAGCAGCCTCTCCACCGAAACCGCAGTGCCGATCATGTCGTGCATCCTGTTCACCCTCGGCATCTACCTGCTGGTCCGGTTCACCGTCGTCGGCTTCCCCACCGGCCGGACCGGTCCGCCGCTGCGTAAACGTTTCCTCGGCCCGCTCGGTCTGGTCGCCGGCTTCGTCGACGCCAGCGGAGGCGGTGGGTGGGGCCCGGTCGGCACCCCCGCGATCCTCGCCAGCGGCCGGATGGAACCCCGCCGGGTGATCGGCTCGATCGCCACCAGTGAGTTCCTCGTCGCACTGGCGGCCAGCGTCGGCTTCCTGGTCGGGCTCGGATCGGAGAACGTCAACTTCGCCTGGGTCGGCGCCCTCCTGCTCGGCGGGACGGTCGCCGCACCGATCGCCGCCTGGCTGGTACGCAAGATCCCACCCCGGATGCTCGGCTCCGCCGTCGGCGGCATCATCATCCTCACCAACAGCCGTACGCTGCTGCGCAGCGAGTGGATCGACGCCCCGGCCGGCGTACGCTATGCCGCCTACGCGACCATCCTCGCGGTCTGGGCGGGCGCGGTCGCCTGGTCGCTGCGGCAGCACCTCGCCGAACAGGCGCTGACCGCCTCGGCAGCCGGGGCCGCACCCGAACCGGGTGACGCCGGTCGGTCAAAGTCCGAACGCCCCGAACTCGCCGACGAACTGGGCTGA